In a genomic window of Drosophila takahashii strain IR98-3 E-12201 chromosome 3L, DtakHiC1v2, whole genome shotgun sequence:
- the LOC108058841 gene encoding dnaJ homolog subfamily C member 2: MTSGTVTTAVEVQLPLKVARRRIERVGFAYFSQRRQFLAPGGVERSDSDEKLEGVGEEVDVSYLKSLDPKEWKDQDHYAILGLGKIRYEASEDDIRRAYRRMVLLHHPDKRKAKGEEVIQDDDYFTCITKAYEILGTSKPRRSFDSVDPEFDDSLPSQNDIDGDYFGVFNKLFTLNGRWSEKPHVPAFGQVDAKREEVERFYNFWYDFKSWREFSYLDEEDKEKGQDRDERRWIEKENRAARIKRKKEEMSRIRALVDLAYNNDKRIQRFKQEEKDRKAAAKRAKMDAAQAQKAEADRAVREAALAKERAEKAEQKRIEQIRIEREQQKKLLKKERKTLRDKVKDCKYYAKNDKDQLKHMEGTEKICETFNLSELQALNKAMETKGRESFVAALQTADQKIAAELEEINQTQAKKLASAAVTPKGGVKEVKKGELWSNENVQLLIKAVNLFPAGTAQRWDVIATFINQHSPGNTVLVNARDVLNKAKALQNTDHSKSSLKTQANDAAFASFKKSQKDVQTCNDITLGEETPAQASKENVKQNGVDHKVNNQPAKQNGAPTVDAAPAAEAPAPPATNGTSSGGGGGGPKTWTKEEQALLEQAIKTYPTTTPDRWDRIASCIPNRSKKDCLRRVKELVELVNSKKEAQAAVK, translated from the exons ATGACGAGCGGTACGGTAACGACGGCGGTGGAGGTGCAGCTGCCGCTCAAGGTCGCCCGTCGCAGAATCGAGCGCGTTGGCTTCGCGTACTTTTCGCAGCGGCGCCAATTTCTAGCGCCCGGCGGCGTGGAGCGCAGCGACAGCGACGAGAAGCTGGAGGGCGTCGGCGAGGAGGTGGACGTCAGCTACCTGAAGTCGCTGGATCCCAAGGAGTGGAAGGACCAGGACCACTACGCCATTCTGGGTCTGGGCAAAATCCG TTACGAGGCCAGCGAGGATGATATTCGCAGGGCCTACAGACGCATGGTCCTGCTGCATCATCCCGACAAGCGGAAAGCCAAGGGCGAGGAAGTCATCCAGGACGACGACTATTTCACATGCATAACCAAAGCCTACGAGATACTGG GCACTTCCAAGCCGCGTCGCAGCTTCGACTCCGTGGACCCCGAGTTCGACGACTCGCTGCCCTCGCAGAACGACATCGATGGCGACTACTTTGGCGTCTTCAACAAGCTCTTCACACTCAACGGCCGCTGGAGCGAGAAGCCGCACGTGCCCGCCTTCGGGCAGGTGGACGCCAAGCGCGAGGAGGTGGAGCGCTTCTACAACTTCTGGTACGACTTCAAGTCGTGGCGCGAGTTCAGCTACCTGGACGAGGAGGACAAGGAGAAGGGCCAGGATCGCGACGAGCGTCGCTGGATCGAGAAGGAGAACAGGGCGGCGCGGATCAAGCGCAAGAAGGAGGAGATGTCGCGCATCCGGGCGCTCGTCGATCTGGCCTACAACAATGACAAGCGCATTCAGCGCTTCAAGCAGGAGGAGAAGGACCGCAAGGCGGCGGCCAAGCGGGCCAAGATGGACGCCGCCCAGGCCCAAAAGGCCGAGGCAGATCGCGCCGTCCGCGAGGCCGCACTGGCCAAGGAGCGGGCCGAAAAGGCCGAGCAGAAACGCATCGAGCAGATACGCATCGAACGCGAGCAGCAGAAGAAGCTGCTCAAGAAGGAGCGCAAGACGCTGCGCGACAAGGTCAAGGACTGCAAGTATTACGCGAAGAACGACAAGGACCAGCTGAAGCACATGGAGGGCACCGAGAAGATTTGCGAGACCTTCAATCTGTCGGAGCTGCAGGCGCTTAACAAGGCAATGGAGACCAAGGGCCGCGAGTCGTTTGTGGCGGCCCTGCAGACAGCGGATCAAAAGATAGCCGCCGAGCTGGAGGAGATTAACCAGACGCAGGCCAAGAAGCTGGCCAGCGCAGCAGTTACACCAAAAGGAGGTGTTAAGGAGGTGAAGAAGGGCGAACTCTGGAGCAATGAGAACGTGCAGCTGCTGATCAAGGCGGTGAATCTATTTCCTGCTGGAACTGCTCAGCGTTGGGATGTCATTGCCACGTTTATCAATCAGCATAGCCCGGGGAATACTGTGCTCGTCAATGCCCGCGATGTGCTGAACAAAGCCAAGGCGCTGCAGAACACCGACCACTCGAAGAGCTCGCTGAAGACCCAGGCCAACGATGCGGCCTTTGCGAGCTTCAAGAAGTCGCAGAAGGACGTGCAGACCTGCAACGACATAACCCTGGGCGAGGAGACGCCGGCCCAGGCGAGCAAGGAGAACGTGAAGCAGAACGGAGTAGATCATAAGGTGAACAATCAGCCGGCCAAGCAGAATGGCGCGCCAACAGTTGATGCGGCTCCAGCAGCGGAAGCCCCTGCTCCTCCGGCCACAAATGGAACCTCAAGTggcggaggcggcggtggACCCAAAACCTGGACCAAGGAGGAGCAGGCCCTGCTCGAACAGGCCATCAAAACCTATCCCACAACGACACCCGATCGCTGGGATCGCATCGCCTCGTGCATACCGAATCGCAGTAAAAAGGATTGCCTGCGCCGCGTCAAGGAGCTGGTCGAGCTGGTCAACTCCAAGAAGGAGGCACAGGCGGCGGTCAAATGA
- the ICA69 gene encoding islet cell autoantigen 1 isoform X2: protein MDSIQKIDLLAAARCNMYSHALVAYVSELKSFAQKAASTFQTISKALILKPKYDFCVLKELSQNEGASEEVPPIEAVDSDQSLFFANEYQDKLEAQPQATETKETDENEPATACGDNESLLIELSKQLEDSPLIDAPLDEEMPAQNSSSNKLWSRLFSQNQQPLTSHVPKDYKDSKDSKAPMASKSQSTNNPWLDLFADLDPLANPQAFDLKMSGGRSVAEQT from the exons ATGGATTCCATCCAGAAG ATCGATTTACTGGCCGCTGCCCGCTGCAACATGTATTCCCACGCCCTGGTGGCCTACGTAAGCGAGCTGAAGAGCTTCGCCCAGAAGGCGGCCTCCACATTCCAGACCATATCCAAGGCCTTGATCCTGAAGCCCAAGTACGACTTCTGTGTGCTGAAGGAGCTGTCCCAAAACGAGGGGGCCAGCGAGGAAGTGCCGCCCATTGAAGCCGTGGACTCGGATCAGTCGCTGTTCTTTGCT AACGAGTACCAGGACAAGCTGGAGGCGCAGCCACAGGCCACAGAAACCAAGGAGACCGACGAGAACGAACCTGCCACTGCCTGCGGCGACAATGAATCCTTGCTGATTGAGCTCTCCAAGCAGCTGGAGGACAGTCCGCTGATTGATGCGCCGCTGGACGAGGAAATGCCTGCCCAAAACAGTAGCAGCAACAAGTTGTGGTCGCGCCTGTTCAGCCAGAACCAACAGCCCTTAACCAGTCACGTACCCAAGGATTATAAAGATTCCAAAGATTCCAAGGCCCCGATGGCCAGTAAATCCCAGTCCACCAACAATCCCTGGCTTGATCTCTTCGCCGACCTGGACCCTTTGGCCAATCCGCAGGCCTTCGATCTGAAAATGAGCGGCGGACGCAGTGTGGCTGAGCAGACATAA
- the ICA69 gene encoding islet cell autoantigen 1 isoform X1 — translation MLKSEVQHQFWITKKVVQRKLGTKEDKHVISSDAELDSKIEVFKSISDTSLNLCKIIDQYQERLCILSQEECVFGRFLKEAGKRSRTTGGSIAHTGKAVSFAGQQRMCVRVPLLRLQHEVDVFRCRAVKDTEQTLQTMEKERTEYRAALSWMKSASQELDPDTGKGLDKFRTAQSHVRLAKHNFDGYSMDSIQKIDLLAAARCNMYSHALVAYVSELKSFAQKAASTFQTISKALILKPKYDFCVLKELSQNEGASEEVPPIEAVDSDQSLFFANEYQDKLEAQPQATETKETDENEPATACGDNESLLIELSKQLEDSPLIDAPLDEEMPAQNSSSNKLWSRLFSQNQQPLTSHVPKDYKDSKDSKAPMASKSQSTNNPWLDLFADLDPLANPQAFDLKMSGGRSVAEQT, via the exons ATGCTCAAGTCGGAGGTTCAGCACCAGTTTTGGATCACCAAGAAGGTGGTGCAGCGCAAGCTGGGGACGAAGGAGGACAAGCACGTGATATCCTCGGACGCGGAACTGGATTCCAAGATCGAGGTGTTCAAATCGATATCGGACACCAGCTTGAACCTGTGCAAAATCATCGACCAGTACCAGGAGCGCCTGTGCATCTTGTCGCAGGAGGAGTGCGTCTTCGGTCGCTTCCTCAAGGAGGCGGGCAAAAGGAGCAGGACGACGGGCGGCAGTATCGCCCACACGGGCAAGGCGGTGTCCTTCGCCGGCCAGCAGAGGATGTGCGTTCGCGTGCCGCTCCTGCGACTGCAGCACGAGGTGGATGTGTTCCGCTGTCGCGCCGTCAAGGACACGGAGCAGACGCTCCAGACGATGGAGAAGGAGCGCACGGAATACCGCGCCGCCCTCTCCTGGATGAAGTCCGCCAGCCAGGAACTTGATCCGGATACAGGAAAGGGTCTGGACAAGTTCCGCACCGCCCAGAGCCATGTGCGATTGGCCAAGCATAACTTTGACGGTTACTCCATGGATTCCATCCAGAAG ATCGATTTACTGGCCGCTGCCCGCTGCAACATGTATTCCCACGCCCTGGTGGCCTACGTAAGCGAGCTGAAGAGCTTCGCCCAGAAGGCGGCCTCCACATTCCAGACCATATCCAAGGCCTTGATCCTGAAGCCCAAGTACGACTTCTGTGTGCTGAAGGAGCTGTCCCAAAACGAGGGGGCCAGCGAGGAAGTGCCGCCCATTGAAGCCGTGGACTCGGATCAGTCGCTGTTCTTTGCT AACGAGTACCAGGACAAGCTGGAGGCGCAGCCACAGGCCACAGAAACCAAGGAGACCGACGAGAACGAACCTGCCACTGCCTGCGGCGACAATGAATCCTTGCTGATTGAGCTCTCCAAGCAGCTGGAGGACAGTCCGCTGATTGATGCGCCGCTGGACGAGGAAATGCCTGCCCAAAACAGTAGCAGCAACAAGTTGTGGTCGCGCCTGTTCAGCCAGAACCAACAGCCCTTAACCAGTCACGTACCCAAGGATTATAAAGATTCCAAAGATTCCAAGGCCCCGATGGCCAGTAAATCCCAGTCCACCAACAATCCCTGGCTTGATCTCTTCGCCGACCTGGACCCTTTGGCCAATCCGCAGGCCTTCGATCTGAAAATGAGCGGCGGACGCAGTGTGGCTGAGCAGACATAA
- the LOC138912869 gene encoding uncharacterized protein, with amino-acid sequence MEPELQNIAFFQSSHLAAKVAKHLPKVDHPGRPSGLMWNVDGLLAFKDTGGFFLMTDVLVLPQPVTSHVLAILMTSWCGRLKQLAYTRVKMSTFNGQEIHRPMAMLLEWLRGKGMGRQVLALVSDENAVNAQLAEFGYPLLADLRHLERRLSGVGHADQLLTYIYGRATFSVGDWRDKWAQAQHQCEQLPAEARRITALQMHGMRQVLEARFRVSDQPFRFAEANNDLLEGVGKKWANVVKRIGEETGDAMGEVERHKFVRRVVGLLTLTEQLGFNPF; translated from the exons ATGGAGCCGGAGCTGCagaatattgcattttttcaATCCTCCCACTTGGCCGCCAAGGTCGCAAAGCACCTCCCCAAGGTGGACCACCCGGGGAGACCGAGCGGGCTGATGTGGAATGTAGACGGTCTGCTAGCCTTCAAGGACACGGGGGGATTTTTCCTCATGACTGATGTCCTCGTCCTTCCCCAG CCCGTCACGAGCCACGTCCTGGCCATTTTGATGACATCCTGGTGCGGCCGCCTGAAGCAACTAGCTTACACCCGAGTG AAGATGTCCACTTTCAACGGCCAGGAGATCCACCGGCCCATGGCCATGCTTCTGGAATGGCTAAGGGGGAAGGGGATGGGCCGACAAGTGCTCGCGCTGGTGTCCGACGAGAACGCGGTCAACGCGCAGCTGGCCGAGTTCGGATATCCGCTCCTCGCCGACCTGCGCCACCTGGAGCGCAGGTTGTCCGGCGTTGGTCATGCCGACCAGCTGCTGACCTACATTTACGGGAGGGCCACCTTCAGTGTCGGCGACTGGCGCGACAAGTGGGCCCAGGCGCAACACCAGTGCGAGCAGTTGCCGGCCGAGGCGAGGCGCATCACGGCCCTCCAGATGCACGGGATGCGGCAAGTCCTGGAGGCGCGATTCCGCGTCAGCGACCAGCCGTTCCGTTTCGCGGAGGCCAACAACGATCTGTTGGAGGGCGTGGGCAAGAAGTGGGCCAACGTGGTCAAGCGGATTGGCGAGGAGACGGGGGACGCGATGGGCGAGGTCGAGCGCCACAAGTTTGTTCGCCGAGTTGTGGGCCTGCTCACCCTCACGGAGCAGTTGGGCTTTAACCCATTTTGA